In Flavobacterium lacustre, a genomic segment contains:
- a CDS encoding ammonium transporter, which yields MLDVGLTTFMILATSLVMLMTPGLAFFYGGLGCNKNILSIMMQSFVSMGIGTVLWFAFGYSLCFSGNVDSGTDFFGIIGNFDKAFYHGITPSTLYSADKRFPEYIFIAYQMMFAIITPALITGAFINRVSFKSYVVFLILWQIFVYYPFVHMVWGGGLLAEWGVFDFAGGITVHATAGFAALASVYFVGKRQTKHEPNNIPLVAIGTALLWFGWYGFNAGSELAVNSITISSFLNTDTAASFAAVTWLLIEWNTGKKKPTFIGLMTGAVAGLATITPAAGYVDIYSSAIIGIIAAFGCFAAVKFKEHKGWDDALDVWGVHGMGGIIGTICMGFFANSTINEAIPNGLFYGGDGMLLFKECIAILFATSYAFFFTVLLFKIINRFIPVRINEEDQTVGLDILHHGEVARQSNS from the coding sequence ATGTTAGATGTTGGATTAACCACCTTTATGATTCTTGCCACTAGTTTGGTAATGTTGATGACACCTGGTCTTGCTTTTTTTTATGGCGGATTGGGTTGTAATAAAAATATTTTGAGTATTATGATGCAAAGCTTTGTTTCTATGGGAATAGGAACAGTACTTTGGTTTGCTTTCGGTTACTCGCTTTGTTTTAGTGGAAATGTGGACTCCGGAACTGATTTTTTTGGAATCATAGGGAATTTTGATAAAGCCTTTTATCACGGAATTACACCTTCTACTTTATATTCTGCTGACAAACGTTTTCCGGAATATATATTTATTGCATACCAAATGATGTTTGCCATCATTACGCCAGCCTTAATTACAGGTGCTTTTATCAATAGAGTTTCGTTTAAATCATATGTTGTTTTCCTTATTTTGTGGCAAATATTCGTTTATTATCCATTCGTTCATATGGTTTGGGGTGGCGGATTGCTTGCTGAATGGGGTGTTTTTGATTTCGCAGGTGGAATTACCGTTCATGCTACTGCAGGTTTTGCTGCTTTGGCATCTGTATATTTTGTAGGGAAAAGACAAACGAAACACGAACCTAATAATATTCCGTTGGTGGCAATTGGAACCGCCTTGCTTTGGTTTGGTTGGTACGGTTTTAACGCGGGAAGTGAATTGGCTGTGAATTCAATTACTATTTCGTCCTTTCTTAACACCGATACTGCCGCTTCATTTGCCGCTGTGACTTGGTTACTAATCGAATGGAATACCGGTAAAAAGAAACCAACGTTTATTGGTTTAATGACTGGTGCAGTAGCCGGATTAGCAACAATTACTCCAGCTGCCGGTTATGTCGATATTTATTCATCGGCTATTATTGGTATTATCGCTGCTTTTGGATGTTTTGCAGCGGTTAAATTCAAAGAACACAAAGGTTGGGATGATGCGCTTGATGTATGGGGCGTTCACGGGATGGGAGGTATCATTGGAACAATTTGTATGGGTTTCTTTGCGAACAGCACAATTAATGAAGCAATTCCAAATGGTTTATTCTACGGTGGTGACGGAATGTTACTGTTCAAAGAATGTATAGCAATTTTGTTTGCTACCAGTTATGCTTTTTTCTTTACGGTGTTATTATTTAAAATTATCAACCGATTTATTCCGGTTCGCATCAACGAAGAGGATCAAACGGTAGGATTAGATATTTTACATCACGGAGAAGTAGCAAGACAAAGCAACTCTTAA
- a CDS encoding adenosine deaminase translates to MKLHYTLIFSIVMQLGFAQSASLYFDKIRTNEAALTAFFSQMPKGGDLHHHYSGSIYAEPVLNYAITENFYLNTETMVVAREKPTKGNWVLFSDLKNENQLDRYKQQIMQKWSVKDYNHVDYPSDKLFFESFEKFMPAADEMFKSGLLELKNRAIKENLSYIETQLSTIPAPINLENWTKFNVQLREMAAKKDEKAILALLDKLYIALQEKNVSGYAKDFNTNFVAKLHTDLKIDDERFTMRYQNFVLRFMEPTELFKNLVVAFISADTSPLMAGVNIVSPEDGETSMKDYWLHMLMFKYCHSRFPNVKYTLHAGELTLGLVQPEELTWHINSAVYDAGANRIGHGVDMAYEAKSYELLQYMAKNKIVIEINLVSNEFILKVKENRHPISLYKEFGVPIVISTDDAGILRTNMTEQYVLLAKRYTDISYSDIKEFVYNSINYSFIKDASVKKELLRNLDARFKTFEKNFEKK, encoded by the coding sequence ATGAAATTACACTATACTCTTATTTTTTCAATAGTTATGCAGCTTGGTTTTGCGCAATCTGCCAGCCTTTATTTTGACAAAATAAGAACCAATGAAGCCGCTTTGACCGCATTCTTTTCTCAAATGCCCAAAGGAGGCGATTTACACCACCACTATTCCGGTTCTATATATGCGGAACCCGTTTTAAACTATGCCATTACCGAAAATTTTTATTTAAATACCGAAACAATGGTCGTTGCCAGAGAAAAGCCGACCAAAGGAAATTGGGTTCTTTTTTCGGATTTAAAAAATGAAAATCAATTAGACCGTTACAAACAACAGATTATGCAAAAATGGTCTGTCAAGGATTACAATCACGTGGATTATCCATCGGATAAATTATTTTTTGAGTCTTTTGAAAAGTTCATGCCCGCTGCAGACGAAATGTTTAAATCAGGTTTATTAGAATTGAAAAACAGAGCTATAAAAGAAAATTTGAGCTACATAGAAACCCAATTGTCTACCATTCCGGCGCCAATAAATCTGGAGAATTGGACAAAATTTAATGTCCAATTGCGGGAAATGGCAGCCAAAAAAGACGAAAAAGCAATTTTGGCTTTATTAGACAAACTGTATATTGCTTTGCAGGAAAAGAATGTTTCAGGCTACGCCAAAGATTTTAATACCAATTTTGTCGCAAAATTACATACTGATTTAAAGATTGACGATGAACGTTTCACGATGCGTTACCAGAATTTTGTATTGCGTTTTATGGAACCGACTGAGTTATTCAAGAATTTGGTTGTGGCTTTTATATCAGCTGATACGAGCCCTTTAATGGCGGGTGTAAACATTGTTTCTCCCGAAGATGGGGAAACTTCAATGAAAGATTATTGGTTGCATATGCTGATGTTTAAATATTGCCATTCTCGTTTTCCAAATGTAAAATATACATTGCATGCGGGCGAATTGACTTTAGGATTGGTTCAACCGGAAGAATTAACTTGGCATATAAACTCCGCAGTTTATGATGCAGGTGCCAATAGAATTGGCCATGGAGTTGACATGGCGTATGAAGCAAAATCATATGAGTTGTTGCAATACATGGCTAAAAACAAAATTGTTATCGAAATTAATTTGGTTAGCAATGAGTTTATTTTGAAAGTAAAAGAAAACCGTCATCCTATAAGTTTGTACAAAGAATTTGGTGTTCCCATTGTTATCAGTACGGACGATGCGGGGATTTTAAGAACAAATATGACTGAACAATACGTTTTATTGGCCAAGCGCTATACAGACATTTCATACTCAGACATCAAAGAATTTGTATACAACAGCATCAATTACAGCTTTATCAAAGACGCATCGGTAAAGAAAGAATTATTGCGAAATCTGGATGCCCGATTCAAAACTTTTGAGAAAAATTTTGAAAAGAAGTAA
- the rlmH gene encoding 23S rRNA (pseudouridine(1915)-N(3))-methyltransferase RlmH: MNIKLIAIGKTDNKALQSLIDDYTKRLSFYIKFELDIIPDIKNVKNLSEDQQKEKEGELILAKITPTDQLILLDENGKNFSSVGFSAELQKKMNSGVKTLVFVIGGPYGFSDAVYAKAQGKISLSLMTFSHQMVRLFFIEQVYRGFTILKNEPYHHQ, from the coding sequence ATGAACATTAAACTCATCGCAATTGGCAAAACGGATAATAAAGCATTACAATCTTTAATTGATGATTATACCAAGCGTTTATCTTTTTATATCAAATTTGAACTGGATATTATTCCTGATATTAAGAATGTGAAAAATCTGTCTGAAGATCAGCAAAAAGAAAAAGAAGGCGAATTGATTTTGGCAAAAATAACTCCGACGGACCAACTTATTTTATTAGATGAAAACGGAAAAAACTTCTCCAGCGTAGGTTTTTCAGCCGAATTACAGAAGAAAATGAATTCAGGTGTAAAAACATTGGTTTTTGTAATTGGTGGTCCTTACGGTTTTTCGGATGCCGTTTATGCTAAAGCGCAAGGAAAAATTTCACTCTCACTTATGACATTTTCTCATCAAATGGTTCGTTTGTTTTTTATAGAGCAAGTATATCGTGGCTTTACAATTTTGAAAAACGAACCGTATCATCATCAGTAA
- the folP gene encoding dihydropteroate synthase translates to MTINCKGQLIDLTIPKIMGILNVTPNSFFDGGKYKNESEILSRVERMSSEGATFIDVGAYSSKPSAEFVSEQEEISRIIPVVNLILKHFPETILSIDTFRAEVAKASIESGAAIINDISAGHLDEKMLETVAKYSVPYIMMHMKGTPQTMQTLTQYDDIVKEMLFYFSERIAKARSFGINDLITDPGFGFAKTVEQNYEVFQKLDLFNLLELPLLIGVSRKSMIYKTLNSNAEEALNGTTVLNTIALTKGAKILRVHDVKEAMECVTLFNKIY, encoded by the coding sequence ATGACAATAAATTGTAAAGGACAACTCATCGATTTGACCATTCCCAAAATAATGGGGATTTTGAATGTTACCCCGAATTCTTTTTTTGATGGTGGAAAATATAAAAACGAAAGTGAAATCCTTTCCAGAGTTGAAAGAATGAGTTCAGAAGGTGCCACGTTTATTGATGTTGGTGCATATTCCAGCAAGCCAAGCGCCGAGTTTGTATCAGAACAAGAAGAAATTTCGAGAATCATCCCTGTGGTGAATTTGATACTTAAACATTTTCCGGAAACCATTCTTTCTATTGATACCTTTCGTGCCGAAGTAGCCAAAGCCAGTATCGAAAGTGGCGCTGCAATTATCAACGATATTTCTGCCGGGCATCTTGACGAAAAAATGTTGGAAACAGTTGCAAAATACAGCGTTCCGTATATTATGATGCACATGAAAGGAACGCCACAAACGATGCAAACATTGACTCAGTATGACGATATTGTGAAAGAAATGCTTTTTTATTTTTCGGAACGAATTGCAAAAGCACGAAGTTTTGGCATTAATGATTTGATTACAGATCCTGGATTTGGCTTTGCAAAAACAGTAGAGCAAAATTACGAAGTGTTTCAAAAACTAGATTTATTCAACTTGTTAGAATTACCCTTGTTGATCGGTGTTTCCAGAAAATCAATGATTTATAAAACACTGAATTCTAATGCAGAAGAAGCTTTAAACGGAACTACTGTTTTAAATACAATTGCATTGACAAAAGGCGCAAAAATCCTTCGGGTTCATGATGTGAAAGAAGCGATGGAATGTGTGACTTTATTCAATAAAATCTACTAA
- a CDS encoding DUF1599 domain-containing protein, whose protein sequence is MKNTSQEYDSVIAICRTLFINKMKDYGSAWRILRLPSLTDQIFIKAQRIRSLQENEIRKVDEDETGEFIGIINYSIMALIQLELGVVDQPDLDVEKATALYDSKIKLTKDLMEAKNHDYGEAWREMRVSSLTDLILQKLLRVKQIEDNKGKTLVSEGIDANYQDMINYSVFALILMGENK, encoded by the coding sequence ATGAAGAATACTTCACAAGAATATGATAGCGTAATTGCGATTTGCCGCACTTTATTTATCAACAAAATGAAAGATTACGGTAGTGCTTGGCGCATCTTAAGACTACCTTCTTTAACGGATCAAATTTTCATAAAAGCACAACGGATCAGAAGTTTACAAGAAAACGAAATTCGAAAAGTTGATGAAGATGAAACCGGAGAATTCATTGGAATCATCAATTATTCAATCATGGCTTTAATTCAATTGGAATTAGGCGTTGTAGATCAACCTGATTTAGACGTAGAAAAAGCAACAGCATTATACGATTCAAAAATCAAACTTACCAAAGATTTAATGGAAGCTAAAAACCATGATTATGGTGAAGCTTGGCGCGAAATGCGAGTAAGTTCTTTGACTGATTTGATTCTGCAAAAACTCCTTCGCGTAAAACAAATTGAAGACAATAAAGGAAAAACTTTAGTCTCTGAAGGAATTGATGCTAATTATCAGGATATGATTAATTATTCTGTTTTTGCCTTGATTTTGATGGGAGAAAACAAATAA
- a CDS encoding BT_3928 family protein, which produces MISLKNALTQFSRIFVGILFIISGLIKLNDPLGFSYKLAEYFSEPVFNLPVFIPFALAIALFLVILEVILGVMLLIGYQSKLTICSLLLLIIMFTFLTFYSAYFDVVKDCGCFGDALHLTPWQSFTKDIILLFFILILFFNQKLVKPLFSNRVQNSLAIISFILCAFMGYWVINHLPLKDFRPFQVGNNIQKGMRIPDNAPKSIVEMVFIYKVNGVDKEFTEKDLMSIPEGATFVDRKDKVIVEGYVPPIHDFGMEKDGSDYKEEFLDKPKLMLFVAYDLTLSDKKGMSELEKLKQTASAKGYTVIGMTGSSPEEIAKTKKQFGFTFDFYFCDAIALKTIERANPSVVILEKGTVKQKVHYNDIEDLKL; this is translated from the coding sequence ATGATTTCTCTAAAAAATGCCCTCACTCAATTCTCACGAATTTTCGTTGGAATTTTATTTATCATTTCTGGTTTAATTAAACTAAATGACCCGCTTGGATTCTCTTATAAACTGGCCGAATATTTTAGTGAACCCGTTTTTAATCTGCCGGTTTTTATTCCGTTTGCTTTGGCTATAGCCTTATTCTTAGTTATTCTTGAAGTGATTTTAGGTGTTATGTTGCTTATTGGTTACCAATCAAAATTGACGATTTGTAGCCTGTTGTTACTCATTATCATGTTCACATTTCTCACTTTTTATTCCGCTTATTTTGATGTGGTTAAAGATTGTGGCTGTTTTGGTGATGCGTTACATTTAACACCTTGGCAATCGTTTACAAAAGACATTATACTATTGTTTTTTATTCTGATTTTGTTTTTTAATCAAAAATTGGTTAAGCCTTTATTTAGCAATCGTGTCCAAAATAGTTTAGCGATTATAAGTTTTATTTTGTGTGCTTTTATGGGCTATTGGGTCATAAATCATTTGCCTTTAAAGGATTTTCGTCCGTTTCAAGTGGGAAATAACATCCAGAAAGGAATGCGAATTCCGGATAATGCGCCAAAAAGCATAGTCGAAATGGTTTTCATTTATAAAGTAAATGGCGTGGATAAAGAGTTTACAGAGAAAGATTTAATGTCAATTCCGGAAGGCGCGACCTTTGTAGACCGAAAAGATAAAGTAATCGTAGAAGGATACGTTCCTCCTATTCATGATTTCGGTATGGAAAAAGATGGTTCTGATTATAAAGAAGAATTCTTGGACAAGCCAAAACTAATGCTTTTTGTAGCCTATGATTTAACGCTTTCAGATAAAAAAGGAATGTCAGAATTAGAGAAATTAAAACAAACTGCTTCCGCAAAAGGGTATACCGTTATTGGAATGACAGGATCATCACCGGAAGAAATTGCCAAAACTAAAAAACAATTTGGTTTTACCTTTGATTTTTATTTCTGTGACGCTATTGCTTTAAAAACTATCGAAAGAGCCAATCCAAGTGTTGTAATTCTTGAAAAAGGAACTGTGAAACAGAAAGTGCATTACAATGATATTGAAGATTTGAAATTGTAA
- a CDS encoding TlpA family protein disulfide reductase, producing the protein MKKIIILLIAFATFSCSNAQKTSFSKEALSETLLATDGSQVAFQDILKKYEGKTLVIEIWASWCGDCVKAMPKIKELQANNPEVAYLFISMDKTADKWKTGIEKHELKGDHFMANDQMKGVFAKAMDVNWIPRYIIVDKTGKIALYKAIETDFDIINETLKKLK; encoded by the coding sequence ATGAAAAAAATAATTATTTTACTAATCGCTTTTGCCACTTTTTCTTGTTCCAATGCTCAAAAAACTTCCTTTTCAAAAGAAGCTTTATCAGAAACTTTATTGGCAACTGACGGAAGTCAGGTAGCTTTTCAAGATATCTTAAAAAAATATGAAGGTAAAACTTTAGTAATTGAAATTTGGGCTTCTTGGTGTGGTGATTGTGTAAAAGCAATGCCAAAAATTAAAGAACTGCAAGCCAATAATCCAGAAGTGGCTTATCTGTTTATTTCGATGGATAAAACTGCCGACAAATGGAAAACTGGAATTGAAAAACACGAATTGAAAGGCGATCACTTTATGGCCAATGACCAAATGAAAGGTGTTTTTGCCAAAGCAATGGATGTAAATTGGATTCCAAGATATATCATAGTTGACAAAACGGGTAAAATTGCTCTTTATAAAGCCATCGAAACTGATTTTGATATCATAAATGAAACGTTGAAAAAGTTGAAATAA
- the tpiA gene encoding triose-phosphate isomerase yields the protein MRKKIVAGNWKMHKNAEQTEDLLNELIAQIPTETTAQVIVAPTFVNLASAVDHLEFTNIAVAAQNVHQAESGAFTGEISADMLKSVGVNTVILGHSERRAIFHETDALIASKVNTALKHEMTVIFCFGEELKDRQSANHFNIVENQLKDGLFHIEAKAWENIVLAYEPVWAIGTGETASPEQAQEMHEFIRETVRKAFGSDVAEDVSILYGGSVKPDNAKEIFSKPDVDGGLIGGAALNAKDFVAIINAAV from the coding sequence ATGAGAAAGAAGATTGTTGCAGGAAACTGGAAAATGCATAAAAATGCAGAACAAACTGAAGATTTATTAAACGAATTAATAGCACAAATCCCAACCGAAACAACTGCACAAGTAATTGTAGCACCTACATTTGTTAACTTGGCATCTGCTGTTGATCATTTAGAATTCACAAATATTGCTGTTGCAGCACAAAACGTACATCAAGCAGAAAGCGGAGCTTTTACAGGTGAGATTTCAGCTGATATGCTTAAAAGTGTTGGTGTAAATACTGTAATTCTTGGACATTCAGAGCGTAGAGCCATTTTCCATGAAACAGATGCATTAATTGCGAGTAAAGTAAATACTGCTTTGAAACATGAAATGACTGTTATTTTCTGTTTTGGAGAAGAATTAAAAGACCGTCAATCTGCTAATCATTTTAACATTGTTGAAAACCAATTGAAAGATGGTTTATTCCATATCGAAGCAAAAGCTTGGGAAAACATTGTTTTGGCTTACGAGCCAGTTTGGGCAATTGGAACCGGAGAAACAGCTTCACCGGAACAAGCACAAGAAATGCACGAATTCATCAGAGAAACTGTTCGTAAAGCATTTGGAAGTGACGTTGCCGAAGATGTTTCTATCCTTTACGGTGGAAGTGTAAAACCAGATAACGCAAAAGAAATTTTCTCTAAACCAGATGTAGACGGAGGTCTTATTGGTGGAGCAGCACTTAACGCAAAAGATTTTGTTGCGATTATTAACGCAGCAGTTTAA
- the prmA gene encoding 50S ribosomal protein L11 methyltransferase: MSNIYIGYHFTIEPKELGSEILIAELGEKAFESFTETETGISAYVQKDLWDEMILEDIHILQSEEFEIDYTFEEIEQVNWNEEWEKNFEPIDVDGNCHVRAPFHPQTNAEFDIVIEPKMSFGTGHHETTHMMIQHLLEIDVNGLKTLDMGCGTAILAILAEMKGAQPIDAIDIDNWCYLNSIENAERNNCKQITVYEGDASLLKDKKYDLIIANINRNILLNDMQSYVDCLNPKGTLLLSGFYEEDIPYIDASCTEKGLTYVKKFQRNNWVSLKYVN, encoded by the coding sequence ATGTCAAACATTTATATCGGATATCATTTTACCATTGAACCTAAAGAACTGGGTTCAGAAATATTAATTGCAGAGTTAGGCGAAAAAGCATTCGAAAGTTTTACCGAGACGGAAACGGGCATTTCTGCTTATGTTCAAAAAGATTTATGGGACGAAATGATTTTAGAAGATATTCACATTTTACAATCAGAGGAATTCGAAATTGATTATACTTTTGAAGAAATCGAACAAGTAAATTGGAATGAAGAATGGGAAAAGAATTTTGAACCTATCGACGTCGATGGGAATTGTCATGTTCGCGCCCCATTTCATCCCCAAACAAATGCCGAGTTTGACATTGTAATTGAACCAAAAATGAGTTTCGGAACCGGTCATCATGAAACAACTCACATGATGATTCAGCATTTATTAGAAATAGATGTAAACGGATTAAAAACACTTGATATGGGCTGCGGAACAGCTATTTTGGCAATTCTTGCCGAAATGAAAGGGGCTCAACCAATCGATGCTATTGATATTGACAATTGGTGTTACCTCAATTCCATCGAAAATGCAGAACGCAACAATTGCAAGCAAATAACAGTTTACGAAGGTGATGCGAGTTTATTGAAAGATAAAAAATACGATTTAATCATCGCTAATATCAATAGAAATATTTTGTTAAACGACATGCAAAGTTATGTTGATTGTCTAAATCCAAAAGGGACATTACTATTGAGTGGTTTTTATGAAGAAGACATCCCTTACATTGATGCTTCTTGCACAGAGAAGGGCTTAACTTATGTTAAAAAATTTCAAAGAAACAATTGGGTTTCTTTAAAATACGTAAATTAG
- a CDS encoding ATP-dependent Clp protease adaptor ClpS: protein MSTKEKVRERVSVKEITSLDNEIVVYNDDVNTFDHVIDTLIRVCSHTAEQAEQCSLIVHYNGKCTVKTGPYDKLKPQCTQLLEAGLSAEIV, encoded by the coding sequence ATGAGTACTAAAGAAAAAGTAAGAGAAAGAGTAAGTGTCAAAGAAATTACAAGTCTGGATAATGAAATTGTAGTTTATAATGACGACGTAAATACATTTGACCATGTAATTGACACCTTAATCCGTGTTTGTAGTCATACCGCGGAACAGGCCGAACAATGTTCGCTAATTGTTCATTATAATGGAAAATGTACCGTAAAAACGGGTCCTTATGACAAATTAAAACCCCAATGCACCCAATTACTCGAAGCTGGCCTGAGTGCCGAAATAGTTTAA
- a CDS encoding sterol desaturase family protein: MEQYGKILVFVMPIFLILILLEKAYGHYKGEDTAPNMDSVASVSSGMVNSVKDVLGLSITLISYDWIVSKIAIYNLEASVTAYIIGFIVIDFYGYWSHRLSHQINFLWNKHAIHHSSEEFNLACALRQPVSSFVNLFTFLLIPAAFLGVPAKVIAVTLPIHLFLQFWYHTKHIKKIGFLEKILVSPSHHRVHHAINPEYMDKNHSQIFIFWDKLFGTFQEELETVPPVFGITRPANTWNPIRINFQHLWLLITDAWRAENWKDKCTIWFKPTGWRPENFEEKYPVYKITNVYDFKKYGTQHSNKLMYWSLFQAIITLLFISYLYSSIAIIGIPNVFLFGAFIFITVYSYTELMDTRKFSLLWESIRFLFGITLILYFGDWFGMSQWFPFANYIIIGYLILSLLVNIYFVSINFEKEKIALA; encoded by the coding sequence ATGGAACAATACGGTAAAATTTTAGTTTTTGTAATGCCAATTTTTTTAATATTAATTCTATTAGAAAAAGCATACGGTCATTACAAAGGGGAAGATACTGCCCCAAATATGGATTCAGTGGCAAGTGTGAGTTCCGGAATGGTCAATTCTGTAAAAGATGTTCTTGGACTTAGCATCACCCTAATTTCTTACGATTGGATTGTTTCCAAAATAGCAATTTATAATTTGGAAGCTTCTGTTACAGCCTATATAATTGGTTTTATAGTAATCGATTTTTACGGATATTGGTCTCACCGTTTGTCTCATCAAATCAATTTTTTATGGAACAAACATGCCATTCATCACAGTAGTGAGGAATTTAATTTGGCTTGTGCTTTGCGGCAACCCGTTTCCAGTTTTGTAAACTTATTTACATTTTTATTAATTCCTGCGGCTTTTTTGGGAGTGCCCGCCAAAGTGATTGCGGTTACACTTCCTATTCATTTATTTTTACAATTCTGGTACCACACCAAACACATTAAGAAAATTGGTTTCTTAGAAAAAATTCTGGTTTCTCCTTCCCATCATCGCGTACATCATGCGATTAATCCGGAGTATATGGACAAGAATCATTCGCAAATATTCATTTTTTGGGATAAGCTGTTTGGCACATTTCAGGAAGAATTAGAAACAGTACCTCCTGTTTTTGGCATAACAAGACCCGCAAATACCTGGAATCCGATTCGGATTAATTTTCAACATCTTTGGTTACTGATTACTGATGCTTGGCGAGCCGAAAACTGGAAAGATAAATGTACTATCTGGTTCAAACCAACCGGTTGGCGCCCAGAAAATTTTGAAGAAAAATATCCGGTTTATAAGATTACAAACGTATATGATTTTAAGAAATATGGTACCCAACATTCAAATAAATTAATGTATTGGTCTCTATTTCAAGCAATCATTACGTTGTTGTTTATCAGCTATTTGTACAGCTCTATTGCAATTATTGGCATTCCTAATGTGTTTCTGTTTGGAGCCTTTATATTCATTACCGTTTACAGCTACACAGAATTAATGGACACCCGAAAATTTTCTTTACTGTGGGAAAGCATCCGCTTTTTATTTGGCATCACTTTAATCCTTTATTTTGGTGATTGGTTTGGAATGAGTCAATGGTTTCCTTTTGCTAATTATATCATTATTGGGTACTTAATACTTTCGCTTTTGGTCAATATTTACTTTGTAAGTATCAATTTTGAAAAAGAAAAAATAGCTTTAGCTTAA
- a CDS encoding lysoplasmalogenase, translating to MKDKLLLKSYIGFSALYLLIILMDRDDLAWFMKPFLLPFLGLAVLFSEGFSTKKVLLSALIFSWIGDIILMFADKGELYFIFGLVAFLISHIIYITLFYKQKNTRTNEKTALYWTGIFVILVYFAMMIFLLFPKLGPLKIPVLVYATVITTMLYFAFKGSLIWEKSAANAVLSGAIFFVSSDSILAFNKFYAPVPLASFLIMITYLVAQYLITVGILKLNQKK from the coding sequence ATGAAAGACAAATTATTATTGAAAAGTTATATTGGTTTCAGTGCACTCTATCTTTTGATTATTCTTATGGACCGGGACGATTTAGCGTGGTTTATGAAACCTTTTTTGCTTCCTTTTTTAGGATTAGCCGTTTTGTTTTCTGAAGGATTTTCGACAAAAAAAGTGTTGTTATCGGCCTTGATATTTTCATGGATTGGCGATATTATTTTAATGTTTGCTGACAAAGGGGAATTGTATTTCATCTTTGGATTAGTAGCATTCCTGATTTCCCATATTATTTATATTACATTGTTTTACAAACAGAAAAATACCAGGACAAACGAAAAAACAGCTCTTTATTGGACGGGCATTTTTGTAATTCTTGTGTATTTTGCAATGATGATATTTTTGTTATTTCCTAAATTAGGTCCTTTAAAAATTCCCGTTTTAGTTTATGCAACTGTCATTACAACCATGCTTTATTTTGCTTTTAAAGGCAGTTTAATATGGGAAAAATCAGCTGCTAATGCTGTTTTATCGGGAGCGATATTCTTTGTGAGTTCGGATAGCATATTAGCGTTCAACAAGTTTTATGCTCCTGTCCCACTCGCTTCGTTTTTAATAATGATTACGTATCTGGTAG